AGATACTTTTTGCTTTGTACCTGTGAAAATGGTTGCGCAACTTGAGCAGGCAATCAAAGCAACAAAAAGCGAAATAGCGTACATTTTTCTCATGGTTTGTAATTTAAGAGGTGTCTAAATAGTTTATTTCTAAATGAGCAAATTTTATGCCTTTCAGCTTGAGTTGAGAATTTTATAATGATATTAACAGATGTAGAGGATGGCCTTCTCGCTAATTTTCTCCGTAAAGCAAATGCTCGAGTTGAGTATTGTAATCATATTGCAAGTCTTCCTCCATTTTAGAAATCGTTTTTCTAATAGAAAGGACCAATCTTTCGTACAGATTATGTAAAACCGTATTTTCCTTAATGGAAGGAGATAGAGTCAGCAACTTTTGGCAAAAGTACATAAGTAATTCAACTTCAGTAGTTTTCTTTTTGGAGTAACGTATGTATTTCCTGGTGATCCTAAGCACTTTTCTTACTGTTTTCTTCATCCAGTAATAATTTTGGTTATTGATTTCAGAGAATTGTAGGTCGATTTCAGTTTTTACCGATTGGATATAGCCTTCTTCATCAGAAGCTTCAAAGAGGAGATAGGTGAGGAGTTCTTTATTCTCCTTTTTAAATCGGGATAAGCTTAAGCATAAAGATTGCAGGTCTTCTTCTGATTTGTGTTGTAATTCCTTTTTGATTTCTGATAATGTAGCTGCTTTCATTTTACTCATGATTTATAACGGCAAGCAACAAAATCATTAGCGGATTAAAATGCTACTATTAAAGAGGATTTATTTTTAAGAGTTTTCTAATTCTACGCTCGCTTTGCTCTGGTCATTAATTGATATTCTCTTCTATAATTATTACCTTAATAGAATATGAAGAGTCTTTTTGTTTTATTGGGACTATTTTTTCTTTTTCAGTCATGCATCGAGGATGAAGATTATTTTGTAGCAAATGGTAGAGTTGAAAGGATCATTAATAGAGATGGAGTGGCTGGTCAAACTGTTAAATTACAAGTATTGCAATACTACGAATCAGGACTCCTAGGCGGTAAAAGAGAAATTGATCACATAGATGTAACTACCGATGCCAATGGTAATTTTAGCGCTTTGATGAAAGACGCTTCTAATATCTCCATCTTTGCCCCTACCAAGCAAACAGATACTTCAAGCGGTTATGATGGCGTGTTTGAAGCATATGATAGTGTTATTATAAAAATAAATAGATTCGTAAAATTGGAAGTTTCTGTTAAAAATACTTCTCCCTTTGATTCTAATGATTATTTGCATATCTCGTTATTCTCTAATACAAGCCAAAATTTCATGACTGAAGTTGAAAATTTCGGAGTAAATAACATTCATCATCCAGCCGATGGAAGTGGTCTTGTAGCCTGGGATGAAACGTCATGGGTAGGGAAAAATGTAAATTCGGTTGTATCTTATAATGTCCCTGAAAATTCTACGGAAGTTACAATAGTATGGACAAAACGAAAAAATGGAGTAGAAACATCTGGTGTCAGCGAAAATATTTCTCTGCAGTCTAATCAAGTTAATTCCTTCACATTTGAATATTAGAAAGCTGAAAAGCTGCGAAAAGCTCAATTACTGATCTTAAGGTGAAGTTGAAAGAGAGCAAATACACAGCTAAATTCTCTGAGTATTAGACGAAAGCAACATGCTTTTAAAACAAAAAAAGCTTCAGTAGAGATACTGAAGCTTAATTTTGTGGGCCCACCTGGACCACACTAAAACCTTATTTAAAACTGATAATCAGTTGCTTATGATTTGAATGGTTTAAAAGGGCACGAATAGGGTACTAAAAATTTAATCGTTTTTGTTGCCAAATATCGGCTCTGTTTGAAGCTAAAACTGTCAAAGAACGTTTCTTTGTTATACTAAATATACGCAAAAAAGGGCAAATTTTATGAATAAAAGGCGGGAAAATTTCTGGATTAGAACCTAAAAATTTGGCTTAATCTGTAAGGTATTCCTGGACTGTTTCAGCATCTATTCCAGTGTAATCTGCGAACTCGGAAACGGTTATGAGCTGGTGCTTTTCTTTTCCTCTTCTTTCCCGAATCTTCTCTAGTAGCCTTCTTCCGGTGCGTTCACTCTTACCTGTTATGCGCTGAATGTCCTTTGGGTATATGACGGTTCTTTTTAAGATCATTACTTCATACTTTATCTATACTTTATCCATAAGGATGCTATACACTAATATAGCCAATTTCTTGAAAGCTTTAACGACAATAATTGCCAATTAAGACAACACGACCTTTAACGGAAGTCCGTTTTTGACAAACGCTATTTGAGAGAATACTTTGGTGGCTCATCAAATATTTTTTTCAATTATGGCAAGACAAAAAGGAATTATCAAACTTAAAGGAAAGATCGGAGATTTGTCTTTCTACAAAACGAAAGATGGCTACTTGGCTAGAGAAAAAGGGGGCATTGACAAGGAGCGTATGAAGAACGATCCAGCTTTCCAACGGACTCGAGAAAATGGCGCTGAATTTGGAAGAGCTGGAAAAGCTGGCAGGCTTTTGAGAACTTCTGTTCGTCCTTTGCTTTTGAAGGCGGCTGATGGTCGAGTGGCCAGCCGAATGACTCGAGAAATGGTGAAGGTCGTGAAAAGCGATACATCCAACGATAGAGGCGAAAGAACGGCTACTGACGGTGATATTGAATTGCTGAAGGGCTTTGAGTTCAATCAAAGTGGAAAGCTGAATGCCACCATATATGCGCCTTTTACGGCTGCTATTGATCGAGCAACTGGGGAAGCAACGATAAACATTCCGGCTTTTATTCCGCAGAATACTTTTGCTGCTCCTGGAGGGGCAAGTCATATGCGTTTGGTGTCAGCTGCAAGTAAAGTAGATTTCGCAGAGGAAACATTCAGTCTGGGTACTGATGAAAGCAGTGAGCTAGCCATTGGACCACAAACTGAAGCGGCTATCACTTTAACCGCCACAGTTCCTTCTGGTGGAAAAGAACCGATCTTTTTGCTCTTTGGTGTAGAATTCCTTCAGGAGGTGAATGGGACAATGTACCCGCTTAAAAATGGTGCATACAATGCCCTTGCATTGGTGGAGATTGACAATACTATTCCTGGACCTTTATAGAATTAGGAAATGAGTTTTGAACTTATTCGAAATTATAGGTCAAGCGGAACCAATGGAACTTTAAGGTATGGCAGTGAAAAAATCTGCCATACCATTGAACTTCCTTGGAAGGACAATGAAGTAAATGTCAGTTGCATTCCTGAAGGTAGATACCTTTTGGAGAAAAGGATTACGCATGAAAGGGGATTTCATCTGATATTGAAAAGTGTTCCAGGAAGGAGTTGGATTTTAATCCATCCTGCTAATGATGCCCGAACAGAACTGGAAGGCTGCATTGCACCAGTCTCGGAGCTAACAGGAATAGGAAAAGGAAGTCGATCGGGTGAAGCCACGGACAGGCTTTTGGAAATCTTTGAAGAGGCTCAAGAGAAGCAGAATCATATTTACATCACGATTAAAGAGAAATCAGCTATGAATATTTTAGAAAGGGTAAAAAAGCCCACTCCAAATTTATTTAGAAAATTGCGGACTGTCGGTTTGGTATTGGCAGCTGCAGGCGGTGCCATTCTAGGTGCTCCAATCACTTTGCCAGCTGGATTGATTACAGTTGCAGGATATCTGACTGTTGGCGCTAGTGTTCTGACTGCGGTCAGTCAGGTGACGGTGGATGATGAGGTCAAAATACCTCCACTGCCTGAGGTAAAAAACAAAGGAGATGCAAGTCCACGGTAAGGCTGGCACAGCTGGTGGAACAATCCTTACGGTGCTGGTCAATTTGCAAAGTGCTGATATTATCAAGACTTGCATTTTGGCAGCTGTCGGAGCATTAGTTAGTTTTTGTATGTCCTTGGCCATGAAATGGGTGGTCAAGAAAATCAAGAAGAAAGGCCGTAGGTGAGCACTACGGCTTTTTTTTTCAATTTAGCATTCCTATTGAATTACTATGGCGTTGATTGCATTTAATAATGTAATCAAGAATCAAAAAGGCTTAACGAATCTTTTCATTCTAAATCATTGAGTAATTTTTTTTACCCTGGGGAAATAGTAGTCTTAATTAATGAAATTGCTTTATAAGCTTACTTTTAAAAACCTGCAAAATCTATTGTTTTTATGACCGTATAAAATGAGCTGATTATTATCATTTAAATAAGTTGCTTGTGGTCTTATTGTAACATCTGTTTGGTCGCTAGTCAATAAAATATCTCTAGACAATTCACCTGATTCATCAATTTTTACCAAAACAGCTTTTGTGTCAACCATTTTTCCCGTAAAATTTTTATTGCTTTTTCCTATATTGGTAAATAAGCAATAGATAGAGCCATTTAACTCTGTGATATAGTACGAATTTGATAAAGTTTCGAGCGCTGTTGTTTCCTGAGCTTTTTCAATTCTATAAATTGATTTTATTGTACCATCCTTTTGTATGTCAACTACAGCAATATCGTCAGTGTGATTTACGATTGAATAACTTGCATGACCTGGAACAGATTCTTTTTTCTGCTGATTTACGGTCCTCTCTCCGCTTAAGATATAACCCCCATCCTCTTTAACTATTAGGTCTTTTAATGTAAATCGGTAGGCATCATATTGATTATCATTGGACATTAAACCATTTGATTTATCCTCAATATTACTTGGTTTCTCAAAGCCATCAGTTAGGATTTTTTTATCTAGTTTTATGACATTACCTGAATCATTCAGCCTCATAACTGCAGCTCCTTCTGGTGTAGTGGTTACCTTTGGACCATAAAAGCCCGCAACGATTAGTCCAGTTTGACCCGTGATGAAATCTGCACTAATGAAGAACTTACCAGGAACTGTCAGACTAATGTTGTCTGTTTTTCCGTTTTTGAATAGCACTAATCGAATTTCATAGTTAGCGGAATAAGATAAGCTCTTACTTGATGACAGCAAACCATTTCTCTTTAAGTCAGTACTGTTTTTAAGATTCTGATTATCAGAAAAATAACGAGTTAGCAGATATACGTCCCCTGTGTTGCTCACTCTAAACTGATCAAGTTGATAAATGCCATCGGACATATCTAAAGTACCATTCCAAGTTCTAATTTCCATCATGTTTTCATCAAAAACAGAATATCCAAAACTCTGTATATAACCTTCTGAATCTACCAAAGTGTAATTGATGAGGATTTTTGATTGGTCTGGAGATACTTCAAATGTAAAATTTGCATCGTCATACTTTAAATCACGTGTATCAATTGACAGGACTTTTTCATTTTCTTTGATTAACTCCTGTTTATCAGTATCCAATGAATAGGAGCCTAAGACAATTTCATCTTTATTCTGAAAAGAACTGAAAATCCATAAATTGTCATTAAAAGAAACTGCTTCCGAAAACACCCCTTCCTTTTTACCATTTCTAAATTCAAGAGGTATTAATTTTTCCATTTCAGAATTGTGATTGACAAATCCAATACTATGAAAGCTTGCTCCACCCATCATGGGAACTGAGAGGATACTTGAATATGGAATTAGTAAATAATAAGTACCTGCCTCGTTTGAAAAAACAGGTTTAGCATCAGCCCATAAAGTTTGACTTTTTTGTTTGATCATTGGGCCTGCCGTAGCATCCTGAGAAAAAGCTGATTTGCTTCCAAGCAGGAAGATTACTGCCATTAAAATATACTTCACTTTCATATTTTTTGATTTATATAAACAGTAAATAAAAGTAATTGATGGCAATAACCAAATAGAAATATATAATTTCATTTAAATGATTGGTTTATGTTATGACTCCCTGATGCAAGCAAAAAAATAAAAACCTGGCAGGCAAAACCCACCAGGCAATAAAACTAAAACGGCAATGGCGAGAAATTAATCTCAAACCACAAAAACCGAAGGAAATAATAACCTTCAGACTGAACACGAAACCGCGTTAAACTAAACGCTGGACGAAGACGAACGTACGCCACCAACCACCGGCTGGCGATGCGCACTCTAAAAATTAATTTAAACATAGTGCGCATCCACACAGGACCGGTGAGATAGATGCAAGAGCAGCACATAAAAAATACTTCCGCCATCTGGCGGAGGAGATTTTTTTTGTAGCCGGCAAAGCGAACTCTTGCATCTTTCTCATCCGCATGCCTGTAACTTTCACTATGTTTGGATTGATTTTTTCACTGTCCTGGCGCAGCGAAATTGGCTCGAAGCTTAATAGAAAAGCAAGCAATCTTGTAGGAAATCAGCTATGAAAATCTTCCGATTGACACCAACTTATCCTTTAAGCTTAGTACTAAGTTTTTCAGTCGAACTCAATATAAATCTCCTGTTTGACTAAAATATGGAAAGTTTTAGCGTGAAATCACAGGTGAGTACTTAACTCTAAGAAAAAGTTATTGTCAGATCAGAATCAATGTTAGATTTAAAAGTTCCTTTTTCTTTAATTAAAATACACATTAAGCAGGATTTGGGCCGTGCTTTGCCCACACTTAGACTTATATTAGTTTTGTCAGTTTTCAAAAAATCTTCTGACCAGAATTTTATTCAGAGATATTGTTAAAATATTCCTGCAAGTTAGAGTGTTATTCTAAACATTAAATTGGGAGTAAGTCCCAATCCTTTTTCTTTTACTTTTTGAATTTCCTCCGATTTATTGATAATGTAGTACTGGTTAACAACATTTGTTTGATCAGTGAAATTCCATAGGGCAAAACCGACTTGCGTCCGAATCTTATCACCCATCATGAAATGATATTTAGCTGATAAGTCAGGACGAAGATAATGTCCTAATCTACTGCTATTTGGTGTTTGATAGTTAATACTTCCATCGCTGATAGGAGATAAATTTTCTGGTTCAGTTATAGGTCTGCCACTTTGATAATTTAGTCCAACTGAAAAGTCTAATTTGTTCATGCTATAACTGACACCTAAAGTTGAAGCATGTCTAATATCAAGATTGTTCGGAAATTGGCTAGGTCGTAATGATTTAAAATCATATATATTTTTTGAATAGGAATAGGTGGTCCAATAATTAAGATCTTCTATCCTATGATTAAGTAATATATCAATACCTCTAGAAATGTAGCTCCCTGAACTTCTTACAAATTCCAACTGATTTTGAAAACCCTGGCTAGAGGTAATTATTCCGTCCACTTGCTTTAAATAGCCTTCAACACTAAGCAATATGTCATTTTTCTTGTAATGAGCCCCCAGTGAAACTTGTCCACTGGTTACTATAGGTATGTCATCCTCATTGACCAGAACCCAACGTCTTTTCTCCACACCTAAGAAATCTGTTTGAAAATCTATAATTTGGGTGGTTACCTGACTCTTAGCTTCTCCTAATAATTCGATTGTAATATGATCCGTTATGAGTTGATTAAGAGCGAAACGAGGCTCGAAGCGAAACTTATTAAATTCTTCAAAATAGTTAACTCTCAATCCAAATCGACTCAATGTCTGACCACTACTTGAGTTAAAGGCGATTTCTGTAAATTGTCCATGAATGTTAAGCACTTCCTTAGTGAACTTTCGGAAATTCGGATTATTCAAATCATCTAGATTACTGACCCCTATTTCATTAAATTGATAACCAGTTTGCAATTTGAAATGATTAGATAATCTCATATCTAATGAGGATTTTACACTGACATCCAATACTTGGTTTTCTTGAAGAAAACGCTGGTTATTTGGGATATCGAAGTTTGTGGAGACTAAATTATAGGAAGAAACAGCCAAAGAAGAGGAGCTTGTCACAAAGTCACTCCATACACGTTCGTATTTGACAGTTGCGCCTCGATTTGACTGTTGGAGTTCACTGTTTTTTGATTCTTGCCTGACAGATGGTGATTCACTTTCCTCGTATCCTATCTGGTTGAAAATGTTTATGTAACTTATTCTTAACTTATCTCGCCTAGAAATATCGTACAGTAATTTGCCACTGTAGTCGTAGAAATAAAAATTTTTGTTTGTGGCAAGTGTATCCGTTCCACTCACAAATTTTGATACCTCACTATCTCTAAAGGCACGGTCAAAATAATTACTAAAGGTCGGAGAGTTAACCACTTCGGCAAATGATCTCCTAGCAGAAAAATGTAGTCCTATCTTGTCACTTACAGGTATTTTTAGATATGCATCTGCATTTAACATATTGATTCCTGCCCCGGCCTCAAACTCTTTATCTACCTTATCAAAGGTTTTCAGATCTATTATGCTGGAGATGCCTTCACTATATTTTGCAGAACTTCCGTTTTTTATTAGGCGAACTTTTTGGATTAAATAGGGATTAAAAGCCGAAATCAAACCAAAAAAGTGACCTGTCTTATACATTTTAATACCCTCCCATAATATCAAATTCTGATCGTTTGTACCACCTCTTACATTAATATCCGACACTTTTTCATTTATACTATGGATACCTGGCAACTTTTGCACAGTATGTAGAATATCGGGCTCAGTTAGGCCAGGGAGGATTTCTGTTTCCTGGAGATCAATACTTAGCGAACCGTCTGCTTTTTTGTCAATTCCTTTTACTAAAAAGTTCTGAACAGTAACTTCTTTAAGCATAGTAATAAGAGGTGCAAGACCTATTTTCGCACAGTCTCCCGCCTGAAGTTTCGGCACTGCTATCTTTTTCGATTGGTATCCCAGGTATTGAACTACTAAACTGTCGCCAAATGTAGCATCTTTAATTAAAAACTTTCCGTATTCGTCAGATATGGCAATTCCACCTTTAATCATCACTGTAGCTCCTTCCAACACCTCTTTAGTCTCAGCATCAAATAGGATACCACAGAACGTTTGCAGATTTGAATCAATTTTAAGGATGGTTATGAATCTTTCATTCAGAATTTCAAATTTGAGATCAAAATTTTGTTCGATCTCTGCTATACAAATTTCTAATTTTTCACAAGAAGGATATTTGTCGAGGTGTAAGTCTCCTATATGGTCATCAACATAGCTAAATTTTACATCAAATGCCTGTTCAAGAGAATCCAGCACTCTATTCAAGGGTATGGGTTTATCAGTTTGATCGGCAACCTGTCCTAAGCATTCATTAAAACTGAAGATGATGCTTAAACTAGATAGTACTACATATATTTTTAAACTAATTTTCACTAGTTAAGATTATCTCTTTACCGTTAATCTTGTATGTGAGATTCAAAGGAGCTGTAAGTGCTTTTAATGCCAGTTCAAGGTCATTATGCTGAAAACTGCCCGTAAATAAGACCGTGGTATCAATTCCTTTAGTGGTCACTTCTACATCATACTGCCTTTCTAATTCAGCTATGATGTAAGAGTAAGGCAAGCTGTTAAAACTGCTTTCATTTAAGAGCCATGACGGGCGATCCTCTAGCTTAACATTTGACACTACAGCTGCCCTATTTAGAGCACTAAACATCTTACCAGCAGTGAGAATTTCTTTTTTACTTTCATATTCTACTTGAACTTTTCCTTCAAAGCAAACTATTTCAAAATATTCATC
This is a stretch of genomic DNA from Marivirga harenae. It encodes these proteins:
- a CDS encoding DUF5675 family protein, translating into MSFELIRNYRSSGTNGTLRYGSEKICHTIELPWKDNEVNVSCIPEGRYLLEKRITHERGFHLILKSVPGRSWILIHPANDARTELEGCIAPVSELTGIGKGSRSGEATDRLLEIFEEAQEKQNHIYITIKEKSAMNILERVKKPTPNLFRKLRTVGLVLAAAGGAILGAPITLPAGLITVAGYLTVGASVLTAVSQVTVDDEVKIPPLPEVKNKGDASPR
- a CDS encoding TonB-dependent receptor, yielding MKISLKIYVVLSSLSIIFSFNECLGQVADQTDKPIPLNRVLDSLEQAFDVKFSYVDDHIGDLHLDKYPSCEKLEICIAEIEQNFDLKFEILNERFITILKIDSNLQTFCGILFDAETKEVLEGATVMIKGGIAISDEYGKFLIKDATFGDSLVVQYLGYQSKKIAVPKLQAGDCAKIGLAPLITMLKEVTVQNFLVKGIDKKADGSLSIDLQETEILPGLTEPDILHTVQKLPGIHSINEKVSDINVRGGTNDQNLILWEGIKMYKTGHFFGLISAFNPYLIQKVRLIKNGSSAKYSEGISSIIDLKTFDKVDKEFEAGAGINMLNADAYLKIPVSDKIGLHFSARRSFAEVVNSPTFSNYFDRAFRDSEVSKFVSGTDTLATNKNFYFYDYSGKLLYDISRRDKLRISYINIFNQIGYEESESPSVRQESKNSELQQSNRGATVKYERVWSDFVTSSSSLAVSSYNLVSTNFDIPNNQRFLQENQVLDVSVKSSLDMRLSNHFKLQTGYQFNEIGVSNLDDLNNPNFRKFTKEVLNIHGQFTEIAFNSSSGQTLSRFGLRVNYFEEFNKFRFEPRFALNQLITDHITIELLGEAKSQVTTQIIDFQTDFLGVEKRRWVLVNEDDIPIVTSGQVSLGAHYKKNDILLSVEGYLKQVDGIITSSQGFQNQLEFVRSSGSYISRGIDILLNHRIEDLNYWTTYSYSKNIYDFKSLRPSQFPNNLDIRHASTLGVSYSMNKLDFSVGLNYQSGRPITEPENLSPISDGSINYQTPNSSRLGHYLRPDLSAKYHFMMGDKIRTQVGFALWNFTDQTNVVNQYYIINKSEEIQKVKEKGLGLTPNLMFRITL